From Staphylococcus sp. M0911, a single genomic window includes:
- the rsmH gene encoding 16S rRNA (cytosine(1402)-N(4))-methyltransferase RsmH, producing MFHHISVMLNETIDYLNIKEDGVYVDCTLGGAGHALYLLNQLSDEGRLIAIDQDLTAIENAKDVLKEHLHKVTFIHSNFRELTQILNELNIEKVDGIYYDLGVSSPQLDVPERGFSYHHDAKLDMRMDQTQSLSAYEVVNEWPYEALVKIFYRYGEEKFSKQIARRIEANREKQPIETTLELVEVIKEGIPAKARRKGGHPAKRVFQAIRIAVNDELSAFEDSIEQAIELVKVNGRISVITFHSLEDRLCKQMFQEYEKGPDVPRGLPVIPEAYTPKLKRVNRKPITATDEDLDDNNRARSAKLRIAEILK from the coding sequence GTGTTTCATCATATAAGCGTAATGTTAAACGAAACCATTGATTATCTAAATATAAAGGAAGATGGTGTGTATGTTGACTGTACGTTAGGTGGAGCAGGACATGCCTTATATTTATTAAATCAATTAAGTGATGAAGGTAGACTTATTGCAATTGATCAAGACTTAACTGCAATAGAAAATGCTAAAGATGTTCTAAAAGAACACTTACATAAAGTCACTTTTATACACAGTAATTTTAGAGAATTGACACAAATATTAAATGAATTAAACATTGAAAAAGTTGATGGTATTTACTATGACTTGGGTGTTTCAAGCCCTCAATTAGATGTACCAGAAAGAGGCTTTAGTTATCATCACGATGCTAAATTAGACATGCGTATGGATCAAACACAATCATTGTCCGCTTATGAAGTAGTAAATGAATGGCCATATGAAGCATTGGTAAAAATTTTCTATCGTTATGGTGAAGAAAAGTTCTCAAAACAAATCGCAAGAAGAATCGAAGCGAATAGGGAAAAACAACCTATAGAAACAACATTAGAATTAGTAGAAGTTATTAAAGAAGGTATCCCTGCTAAAGCGAGAAGAAAGGGTGGACACCCTGCTAAAAGAGTGTTCCAAGCAATTCGAATTGCAGTTAATGACGAATTGTCTGCATTTGAAGATTCAATTGAACAAGCAATTGAGTTAGTGAAAGTTAACGGACGTATATCTGTCATTACATTCCATTCATTAGAGGATAGATTATGTAAGCAGATGTTTCAAGAGTATGAAAAGGGACCCGATGTACCAAGAGGGTTACCAGTGATTCCAGAAGCGTATACGCCAAAATTAAAACGCGTTAACCGAAAACCGATCACAGCAACAGACGAAGATTTAGACGACAATAACCGAGCGCGAAGTGCGAAACTACGTATTGCAGAAATATTAAAATAA
- the ftsL gene encoding cell division protein FtsL: protein MAVEKVYQPYDNATQTSVPKRQPQTSPQKQTVKRKVVVQLTKFEKILYITLVSVIAMISIYMLSLKMDAYDTRGKIADLDHKIEQQSSENSALKSEIKKNSSYERIYDKAKKQGMSLENDNVKVVRNNGETKN, encoded by the coding sequence ATGGCTGTAGAAAAAGTTTATCAACCATATGATAATGCAACACAAACCAGTGTTCCAAAAAGACAACCGCAAACCTCTCCACAAAAGCAAACCGTTAAACGTAAAGTTGTCGTTCAACTTACGAAATTTGAGAAGATTTTATACATAACACTAGTCTCTGTTATTGCTATGATTAGTATATATATGCTATCTTTAAAAATGGATGCGTATGATACGCGAGGAAAAATTGCAGATTTAGATCATAAAATCGAACAACAATCTAGCGAAAACAGCGCCTTAAAATCTGAAATTAAGAAAAATTCTTCATACGAACGCATTTACGACAAGGCTAAGAAGCAAGGTATGAGCCTCGAGAACGATAATGTAAAGGTAGTGCGTAATAATGGCGAAACGAAAAATTAA
- a CDS encoding FtsQ-type POTRA domain-containing protein, with amino-acid sequence MDGKTNKNNHNKQTNHENNQNDDLSMFRRSNDFRTRKRKKFKDKVDDEQSFSSSFDDNDKERKNRNNNEMDSRQYEDHNTHQYEHYGQNQPDAESMHTTQELEQSYSDDYHETERDIEKNESSNDINSTATKTKTATKKHKNKDKKSKENWFQKLTGKPKSSDKEAKTDRKQQDYDSKVTQFNSPTLEEKRAQRRQRQKRIQYTVITVLVLLIVIFLLYMFTPLSKISNVKIEGNHNVSKSQINKALDVKPSSRMYTFSKSKARNNLKEKELIKDVKITKVIPNTLNVNVTEYQVVGLEKSKDNYVPVLEDGKELKDYKGDISHDVPIIDGFKEGKKEKMIQALSEMSPKARNLIAEISYAPDKNKQNRIKIFTKDNIQVIGDITTIADKMKYYPQMSESLSRSDSGDLKTDGYIDLSVGASFIPYKNSTGAQSESEQSVSQTSQKETDAKEELQSVLNKINKDSKENN; translated from the coding sequence ATGGACGGTAAAACAAATAAAAACAACCATAACAAGCAAACGAATCACGAAAATAATCAAAATGATGATTTAAGTATGTTCCGTAGAAGTAACGACTTTAGAACTAGAAAAAGGAAGAAGTTTAAAGATAAAGTTGACGATGAGCAATCATTTTCATCGAGTTTTGATGACAATGACAAAGAGAGAAAAAATAGGAACAACAATGAAATGGATTCTAGGCAATATGAAGATCATAATACTCATCAGTATGAACATTATGGCCAAAATCAACCTGATGCGGAATCTATGCACACCACTCAAGAGTTGGAACAGTCATATTCAGATGATTATCATGAAACTGAACGTGACATAGAGAAGAATGAATCGTCAAATGATATAAACAGTACTGCAACTAAGACCAAAACAGCTACTAAAAAACATAAAAATAAAGATAAAAAATCTAAAGAGAATTGGTTTCAAAAGTTAACAGGAAAGCCAAAGTCATCTGATAAGGAAGCTAAAACCGATCGCAAACAACAGGATTACGATAGTAAGGTGACACAATTTAATTCACCTACATTAGAAGAAAAAAGAGCACAACGTCGACAACGACAAAAAAGAATTCAATATACAGTCATAACAGTATTGGTGTTATTAATCGTGATATTTTTACTTTATATGTTTACACCATTAAGTAAAATTTCTAATGTGAAAATTGAAGGTAATCATAATGTGAGTAAAAGTCAGATAAATAAGGCATTAGATGTAAAGCCAAGCTCACGTATGTATACATTTAGTAAAAGTAAAGCTCGGAACAATTTGAAGGAAAAAGAATTAATTAAAGATGTTAAAATAACAAAAGTAATACCTAATACATTAAATGTAAACGTAACTGAATATCAGGTTGTTGGCTTGGAAAAATCTAAAGATAACTATGTACCTGTGTTAGAAGATGGCAAAGAATTAAAAGATTATAAAGGCGATATTTCACATGATGTACCAATTATCGATGGATTTAAAGAAGGCAAAAAAGAAAAAATGATACAAGCACTATCTGAAATGTCACCTAAGGCAAGAAATTTAATTGCAGAAATAAGCTATGCGCCAGATAAGAATAAACAAAACAGAATTAAAATTTTCACTAAAGATAACATTCAAGTGATTGGTGACATTACGACTATTGCGGATAAAATGAAGTATTATCCTCAAATGTCAGAATCATTATCTCGAAGTGATTCTGGCGACTTAAAAACAGATGGATACATTGATCTCTCAGTAGGTGCATCATTTATTCCATATAAAAATAGTACAGGTGCACAATCAGAATCTGAACAAAGTGTATCGCAAACATCACAGAAAGAAACAGATGCTAAAGAAGAACTTCAGAGTGTGTTAAATAAAATTAATAAAGATTCAAAAGAAAATAATTAA
- a CDS encoding penicillin-binding transpeptidase domain-containing protein has translation MAKRKIKIKKNKIGAVLLVGLFGLLFFILVLRFSYIMITGHSNGQDLIMKANQKYLVNNQEQPERGKIYDRNGKVLAEDVERYKVVAVVDKKASENSKKPRHVVDKKKTAKELSKIIDMKPEEIEKRLNQKKAFQVEFGQKGTDLTYQDKEKLEKKNLPGITLYPETERFYPNGNFASHLIGMAQKDPDTGELNGAMGVEKIFNSYLNGTKGSLKYIYDIWGYIAPNTKSEKQPKRGDDVHLTIDSNIQVFVEEALDGMVEHYNPKDVFAVVMDAKTGEILAFSQRPTFNPETGKDFGKKWANDLYQNTYEPGSTFKSYGLAAAIQEGKFKPNEKYESGHRDIMGSRISDWNKTGWGKISETLGFTYSSNTLMMHLQDEVGTDKMKSWYERFGFGKSTNGMFDGEATGHIAWENALQQKTSAFGQSTTVTPVQMIQAQSAFFNNGNMLKPWFVSSIDNPISKKNFYKGEKTYAGKPITKDTASKVETELDKVVNSEDSHAKNYRVDGYDIEGKTGTAQVADSEGGGYVKGENPYFVSFIGDAPKKNPKVIVYAGMSLAQKNDQEAYEMGVSKAFKPIMENTLKYLNVGKSKDDASKNEFSKVPNVEGQSIDKAKDSLNAKSLKPVVIGSGKKVKSQSVDADTKTLPNSKVLLVTDGDLTMPDMKGWTKEDILAFQELTNIKVKTTGSGFVSKQSVTQGQKLKKSDNIEVTLSAESTDGTTDESSKQSLDKSSDKKDKSKKKDSSSS, from the coding sequence ATGGCGAAACGAAAAATTAAAATTAAAAAAAATAAAATAGGGGCAGTCCTGCTAGTTGGTTTATTCGGACTGCTCTTTTTTATATTGGTTTTAAGGTTTTCATACATAATGATTACTGGACACTCGAATGGACAAGATTTAATTATGAAAGCTAACCAAAAGTATTTAGTCAATAACCAAGAACAACCAGAACGCGGTAAAATCTATGATAGAAACGGTAAAGTCTTAGCCGAAGATGTTGAGAGGTATAAAGTTGTTGCTGTTGTCGATAAAAAGGCAAGTGAAAACAGTAAGAAACCACGACATGTAGTAGATAAAAAGAAAACAGCCAAAGAATTATCAAAAATAATAGATATGAAGCCCGAAGAAATTGAAAAAAGATTAAATCAAAAAAAGGCCTTCCAAGTTGAATTTGGACAAAAAGGTACTGATTTAACATATCAGGATAAAGAAAAATTAGAAAAGAAAAATTTACCAGGTATCACCTTATATCCTGAGACAGAAAGATTCTATCCTAATGGTAACTTTGCGTCTCATTTAATAGGTATGGCACAAAAGGACCCAGATACTGGTGAATTAAATGGAGCTATGGGTGTTGAAAAAATATTCAATAGTTACCTAAATGGTACTAAAGGTTCACTTAAATATATATACGATATTTGGGGATATATTGCTCCGAATACAAAATCGGAGAAACAACCTAAACGTGGTGATGATGTTCATTTAACTATAGATTCAAATATTCAAGTCTTTGTAGAAGAAGCATTAGACGGAATGGTTGAACATTACAATCCTAAAGATGTCTTTGCAGTTGTTATGGATGCGAAAACAGGTGAAATATTAGCATTTAGTCAGAGACCTACATTTAACCCAGAAACTGGTAAAGATTTTGGGAAAAAATGGGCTAATGACTTGTATCAAAACACATACGAACCAGGTTCGACATTCAAATCTTATGGATTAGCAGCAGCTATACAAGAAGGTAAGTTTAAACCAAACGAAAAATATGAATCTGGACATAGAGATATTATGGGTTCACGTATCTCAGACTGGAATAAAACAGGATGGGGCAAAATCTCTGAAACACTAGGATTCACATATTCTTCTAATACATTAATGATGCACCTACAAGATGAAGTAGGTACAGATAAAATGAAATCTTGGTATGAACGTTTCGGTTTTGGTAAATCTACCAATGGTATGTTTGATGGAGAAGCTACCGGACACATCGCTTGGGAAAATGCATTACAACAAAAAACATCTGCATTTGGTCAATCAACGACAGTGACACCAGTGCAAATGATTCAAGCACAATCAGCCTTTTTCAATAATGGAAACATGTTGAAACCGTGGTTCGTAAGTAGTATTGATAACCCGATTTCGAAAAAGAACTTCTATAAAGGCGAAAAAACTTATGCTGGTAAACCAATCACTAAAGACACTGCTAGCAAAGTTGAAACCGAACTAGACAAGGTAGTGAATAGTGAAGATAGTCACGCTAAAAACTATCGTGTAGATGGTTATGATATCGAAGGTAAAACAGGTACTGCCCAAGTAGCAGATTCAGAAGGTGGCGGTTACGTTAAAGGTGAGAACCCATACTTTGTTAGCTTTATCGGGGATGCACCTAAGAAAAACCCTAAAGTCATTGTTTATGCAGGGATGAGTTTAGCTCAGAAAAATGACCAAGAAGCCTATGAAATGGGTGTAAGTAAAGCATTTAAACCTATTATGGAAAACACATTGAAATACTTAAATGTCGGTAAATCTAAAGACGATGCTTCTAAAAATGAATTTAGTAAAGTACCGAATGTAGAAGGGCAATCCATCGACAAAGCCAAGGATAGTTTGAATGCTAAGTCTCTTAAACCAGTTGTCATTGGCAGTGGTAAAAAAGTTAAATCTCAATCAGTAGATGCAGATACAAAAACTTTACCAAATAGTAAAGTATTGTTAGTAACAGATGGAGATTTGACTATGCCAGACATGAAAGGTTGGACTAAAGAAGATATCTTAGCTTTCCAAGAGTTAACAAACATCAAAGTTAAAACAACTGGAAGCGGATTTGTTTCAAAACAATCAGTGACGCAAGGTCAAAAGCTTAAAAAATCTGACAACATAGAAGTGACGCTTTCTGCTGAGTCGACTGACGGTACAACAGATGAAAGTAGTAAACAATCATTAGATAAGTCTAGTGATAAGAAAGATAAATCTAAGAAGAAAGATTCAAGCTCTAGTTAA
- the mraY gene encoding phospho-N-acetylmuramoyl-pentapeptide-transferase has translation MIFVYAMLSLLITFVLVPILIPTLKRMKFGQSIREEGPQSHMKKTGTPTMGGLTFLISIIITSVVAIIFVDHSNPIILLLFVTLGFGLIGFIDDYIIVVKKNNQGLTSKQKFLAQILIAVIFFVLSNVFNLVNFSTTLHIPFTDAGIPLSFAYVIFIIFWQVGFSNAVNLTDGLDGLATGLSIIGFAMYAIMSFVLDAPAIGIFCIIMVFALLGFLPYNLNPAKVFMGDTGSLALGGIFATISIMLNQELSLVFIGFVFVVETLSVMLQVASYKLTKKRIFKMSPIHHHFELCGWNEWKVVTVFWSVGLITGLIGLWIGVH, from the coding sequence ATGATTTTTGTATATGCGATGTTATCGCTTCTAATAACTTTTGTACTTGTACCCATACTTATTCCAACGTTAAAAAGAATGAAATTTGGACAAAGTATTCGAGAAGAAGGACCACAAAGCCACATGAAGAAAACGGGCACACCGACTATGGGTGGCTTAACATTCTTAATTAGTATTATTATTACTTCAGTAGTTGCCATTATTTTTGTGGATCACTCGAATCCAATTATTTTATTATTATTTGTGACATTAGGATTTGGATTGATTGGTTTTATCGATGATTACATCATTGTTGTTAAAAAGAACAATCAAGGTTTAACAAGTAAACAAAAATTCCTAGCTCAAATACTTATTGCAGTTATATTTTTCGTGCTAAGTAACGTGTTTAATTTAGTTAACTTCTCAACAACATTACATATTCCATTTACTGACGCTGGCATCCCACTTTCATTTGCCTATGTCATCTTTATCATCTTTTGGCAAGTTGGATTTTCAAACGCAGTAAATTTAACAGATGGACTTGATGGTTTGGCAACCGGTCTATCAATTATTGGCTTTGCGATGTACGCTATCATGAGTTTTGTATTAGATGCACCTGCTATTGGTATCTTCTGTATTATCATGGTATTTGCTTTATTAGGATTTTTACCATATAACTTAAATCCAGCTAAAGTATTTATGGGAGATACTGGTAGTTTAGCACTTGGTGGTATTTTTGCTACCATTTCAATCATGTTAAATCAAGAATTATCACTTGTATTTATTGGTTTCGTATTTGTAGTAGAAACACTATCAGTTATGCTACAAGTTGCATCTTATAAATTAACTAAAAAACGTATTTTCAAAATGAGTCCTATTCATCACCATTTCGAATTATGTGGTTGGAATGAATGGAAAGTTGTAACTGTATTTTGGTCAGTCGGTTTAATTACAGGTCTAATTGGCTTATGGATTGGAGTGCACTAA
- the ftsA gene encoding cell division protein FtsA, protein MEEHYYVSIDIGSSSVKTIVGEKFHNGINVIGTGQTYTSGIKNGLIDDFDIARQAVKDTIKKASIASGVDIKEVFLKLPIIGTEVYDESNEIEFYEDTEINGTHIESVLEGIRNKNDVPETEVINVFPIRFVVDKENEVSDPKELIARHSLKVDAGVIAIQKSILINMIKCVESCGVDVLDVYSDAYNYGSILSATEKELGACVIDIGEDLTQIAFYERGELVDADSIEMAGRDITDDVAQGLNTSYDTAEKIKHQYGHAFYDSASSQDVFTVDQIDSEEHVQYTQKDLSDFIEARVEDIFFEVFDVLQELGLTKVNGGFVVTGGSANLLGVRELLQDMVSEKVRIHTPSQMGIRKPEFSSAISTISSSITFDELLDYVTINYHDNEEFEEEVIESDERDTDSKSSGFDWFKRKSNKKDVYEDEPEAPHEEYDDREAHLEEDHHNAQGKDKEEGKFKKLMKSLFE, encoded by the coding sequence ATGGAGGAACATTACTATGTAAGCATAGATATTGGTTCATCAAGTGTTAAAACAATAGTAGGCGAAAAATTTCACAATGGAATAAATGTGATAGGTACAGGACAAACCTATACAAGCGGTATAAAAAATGGTTTAATTGATGACTTTGATATTGCTAGACAAGCTGTCAAGGATACAATTAAAAAGGCTTCTATCGCTTCAGGTGTAGACATCAAAGAAGTATTCTTAAAATTACCTATCATAGGAACTGAAGTGTATGATGAATCAAATGAAATAGAATTTTATGAAGATACTGAAATTAACGGAACTCACATTGAATCTGTACTTGAGGGTATTAGAAATAAAAATGATGTTCCTGAAACAGAAGTGATTAACGTTTTCCCAATTCGATTTGTTGTAGATAAGGAAAATGAAGTATCAGATCCAAAAGAATTAATCGCAAGACACTCACTTAAAGTGGATGCTGGCGTTATTGCTATTCAAAAATCAATTTTAATTAATATGATTAAATGTGTTGAATCATGTGGTGTAGATGTATTAGATGTATATTCTGATGCATATAACTACGGATCAATCTTATCAGCAACTGAGAAAGAACTTGGCGCATGTGTGATTGATATCGGTGAAGATTTAACACAAATTGCCTTCTATGAACGTGGCGAATTAGTAGATGCTGATTCAATAGAAATGGCTGGTCGTGATATTACTGATGATGTGGCACAAGGTTTAAATACGTCATATGACACGGCTGAAAAGATAAAACATCAATATGGACATGCATTTTATGATTCAGCTTCAAGCCAAGATGTATTCACAGTAGATCAAATTGATAGTGAAGAACATGTTCAGTATACTCAAAAAGATTTAAGCGACTTTATTGAAGCAAGAGTTGAAGATATATTCTTCGAAGTATTTGATGTATTACAAGAGTTAGGTTTAACTAAAGTTAACGGTGGTTTCGTTGTAACAGGTGGTTCAGCTAATCTATTAGGCGTAAGAGAATTATTACAAGATATGGTTAGTGAAAAAGTGAGAATTCACACACCTTCACAAATGGGAATTAGAAAACCAGAATTTTCATCTGCGATTTCTACTATTTCTAGTAGTATCACTTTTGATGAGTTATTAGATTATGTTACAATTAATTATCATGATAATGAGGAATTTGAAGAGGAAGTTATCGAATCTGATGAAAGAGATACTGACTCTAAATCAAGCGGTTTCGATTGGTTCAAACGCAAATCGAACAAAAAAGATGTTTATGAGGATGAGCCTGAAGCACCTCATGAAGAATATGACGACCGCGAAGCTCATCTAGAAGAAGATCATCATAA
- the murD gene encoding UDP-N-acetylmuramoyl-L-alanine--D-glutamate ligase, translating into MLNYTGLENKEVLVVGLAKSGYEAAKLLSKLGAKVTVNDGKDLSQDAHAKDLEAMGIKVVSGSHPTSLLDNNPIIIKNPGIPYTVSIIDEAVKRGLKVLTEVELSYLISEAPIIAVTGTNGKTTVTSLIGDMFKNSRLTGRLSGNIGYVASKVAQEVSSKEYLITELSSFQLLGIEQYKPHIAIITNIYSAHLDYHESLENYQNAKKQIYKNQTEDDYLICNYHQRHLIESENLKAKTLYFSTQQEVDGIYIKDGFIEYKGVRIISVEDLVLPGEHNLENILAAVLAAILAGVPIKAIADSLTTFSGIEHRLQYIGTNRTNKYYNDSKATNTLATQFALNSFNQPIIWLCGGLDRGNEFDELIPYMKNVRVMVVFGETQEKFAKLGNSQGKYVIKATDVQDAVDKIQDVIEPNDVVLLSPACASWDQYNTFEERGEKFIESFRAHLPSY; encoded by the coding sequence ATGCTAAATTACACAGGATTAGAAAATAAAGAAGTATTAGTCGTAGGCTTAGCAAAAAGCGGTTATGAAGCAGCAAAATTATTGAGTAAATTGGGTGCGAAGGTAACAGTTAATGATGGTAAAGACTTATCTCAAGATGCACATGCTAAAGATCTAGAAGCGATGGGTATAAAAGTTGTAAGTGGTTCACATCCTACGTCATTACTAGATAATAATCCCATTATTATTAAAAACCCAGGTATTCCATATACTGTATCTATCATTGATGAAGCAGTGAAAAGAGGATTAAAAGTACTAACTGAAGTGGAATTGAGTTATCTTATTTCAGAAGCACCTATTATTGCAGTTACAGGAACTAACGGTAAAACAACAGTAACTTCACTTATAGGAGACATGTTTAAAAACAGTAGACTTACTGGTAGATTGTCAGGCAATATTGGCTATGTTGCTTCGAAAGTAGCACAAGAAGTAAGTTCTAAAGAGTATTTAATTACTGAATTATCTTCATTCCAATTACTCGGTATAGAACAATATAAGCCTCATATCGCAATTATCACTAACATTTATTCTGCGCATCTAGATTATCATGAGTCACTTGAAAATTATCAAAATGCTAAAAAGCAAATATACAAAAATCAAACAGAAGATGATTATTTAATTTGTAATTATCATCAGCGTCATCTTATCGAATCAGAAAATTTAAAAGCTAAAACATTGTATTTCTCAACACAACAAGAAGTTGATGGCATTTATATTAAAGATGGCTTTATAGAATATAAAGGCGTACGCATTATAAGTGTAGAAGATTTAGTTTTACCAGGAGAACACAATTTAGAAAATATTTTAGCTGCAGTGTTAGCTGCAATCCTAGCTGGTGTACCGATCAAAGCGATTGCAGATAGTTTAACTACCTTCTCAGGTATTGAACATAGACTACAGTATATTGGTACTAATAGAACAAATAAATACTACAATGACTCTAAAGCTACAAATACGTTAGCTACTCAATTCGCACTTAATTCATTTAATCAACCTATTATTTGGTTATGTGGTGGATTAGATAGAGGTAATGAATTTGATGAATTAATCCCATATATGAAAAATGTCAGAGTGATGGTTGTATTTGGTGAGACACAAGAAAAATTTGCCAAGTTAGGTAATAGCCAAGGTAAATATGTCATTAAGGCTACAGATGTACAAGATGCTGTAGATAAAATCCAAGATGTCATTGAGCCTAACGATGTTGTATTATTATCTCCTGCATGTGCAAGTTGGGATCAATACAACACATTCGAAGAACGTGGTGAGAAATTCATAGAAAGTTTCCGTGCACACTTGCCATCATACTAA